From Chryseobacterium shandongense, the proteins below share one genomic window:
- the traJ gene encoding conjugative transposon protein TraJ, which yields MEPTNLHEVLRSVYDEMMPMCADMAAVGKAVAGLGALFYVAIKVWQALSRAEPIDLFPMLRPFAIGICIMFFSTLVLGSINGVLSPVVQGSHSMLENQVLDMNELQQKKDLLEREAMLRNPEMAYLISDQEFDKKLEELGWSPSDLVTMSGMYMERQMFEIKKQIRDGFREFLEILFQAAALVIDTIRTFFLIVLSILGPIAFAISVWDGFQSTLTQWLTRYISVYLWLPVADIFSAILAKIQTLILERDIEMLADPNFIPDTSNTVYIIYMIIGIIGYFTVPTVTGWVIQAGGAGNFMRNVNQTASKSGNIAGAAAGSATGNISGRLLK from the coding sequence ATGGAACCGACTAATTTACACGAAGTACTGCGTTCGGTTTACGATGAGATGATGCCGATGTGCGCTGATATGGCTGCAGTTGGCAAAGCTGTTGCAGGATTGGGAGCACTTTTCTATGTAGCTATCAAAGTTTGGCAGGCATTAAGTCGTGCCGAACCTATTGATCTGTTTCCTATGCTCAGACCCTTTGCCATCGGAATCTGCATTATGTTCTTTTCCACTTTGGTCTTGGGAAGTATCAACGGGGTTTTAAGCCCCGTTGTCCAAGGCAGTCATTCCATGCTGGAAAATCAGGTTTTGGATATGAATGAACTGCAGCAGAAAAAGGATTTACTTGAAAGAGAAGCCATGCTTCGTAATCCTGAGATGGCTTACTTAATCTCAGATCAAGAATTTGATAAAAAGCTTGAAGAGTTGGGATGGTCTCCATCTGATTTGGTAACCATGTCAGGAATGTATATGGAAAGGCAGATGTTCGAAATTAAAAAACAAATCAGAGATGGATTCAGAGAATTTCTTGAAATTCTTTTTCAGGCGGCCGCACTGGTCATTGATACCATCAGAACTTTTTTCCTAATTGTTTTGTCTATTCTCGGACCGATTGCCTTTGCCATTTCAGTTTGGGATGGATTTCAATCTACGCTTACCCAGTGGCTAACCCGATACATCAGTGTGTATTTGTGGCTGCCTGTCGCTGATATTTTTAGTGCCATCCTTGCTAAAATTCAGACGCTGATTTTAGAACGTGATATAGAGATGCTCGCTGACCCAAATTTTATTCCTGATACCTCCAATACGGTTTACATCATCTACATGATTATTGGAATTATAGGCTATTTCACAGTTCCAACTGTAACTGGTTGGGTGATTCAGGCGGGAGGTGCAGGCAACTTTATGCGTAATGTCAATCAGACCGCGTCGAAATCAGGAAACATTGCCGGAGCCGCTGCAGGATCAGCAACAGGTAATATTTCAGGCAGGTTATTAAAATAA
- a CDS encoding DUF4141 domain-containing protein, translating to MKNLIMTTMMVTAMAVTSTAKAQFVVTDPANLASGILNSANEIVQTSNTVSNVVKNFNEVKKVYEQGKEYYDKLKAVNNLVKDARKVQQTVLLVGDVSEMYVNNFGKMLNDPNFNAQELTAIANGYSTLLNESTELLKELKQIVNTSSLSLNDKERMDIIDKVYKSVKDYHNLVRYYTNKNISVSYLRAKKQNNTQRVIDLYRTSNQKYW from the coding sequence ATGAAAAATTTAATCATGACCACGATGATGGTTACAGCGATGGCAGTAACCTCCACAGCAAAAGCACAGTTTGTAGTAACAGATCCTGCCAATCTGGCTTCAGGTATACTGAACTCAGCGAATGAAATTGTTCAGACCTCAAACACCGTTTCAAACGTAGTTAAAAATTTCAATGAAGTCAAGAAAGTCTATGAACAGGGTAAGGAATATTATGACAAGCTTAAAGCCGTCAACAATCTTGTAAAAGATGCGAGAAAAGTTCAGCAGACAGTTTTATTGGTTGGGGATGTTTCGGAAATGTACGTTAATAATTTCGGAAAGATGTTGAATGACCCGAACTTTAATGCTCAGGAATTGACAGCTATTGCGAATGGATACTCCACTTTACTCAATGAAAGTACAGAACTTTTAAAAGAGCTTAAACAGATTGTCAATACTAGCAGTCTTTCACTGAATGATAAGGAAAGAATGGATATTATTGACAAGGTTTATAAATCAGTCAAGGACTATCATAATTTGGTTCGTTATTACACAAATAAGAATATTTCTGTCAGCTACTTAAGAGCCAAGAAACAAAACAACACTCAGCGTGTCATTGATCTGTACCGAACATCCAATCAAAAATACTGGTAA
- a CDS encoding TraG family conjugative transposon ATPase produces MRNQSKAATLESKFPLLAVEENCIISKDADVTVCFKVRLPELFTVASAEYEAIHSAWFKAVKTLPEFTIVHKQDWFIKENYNPDLSKDNQSFLSKSFERHFNERPFLNHYCYLFITKTSKERMRMQSNFSSLCRGKLIPKEIRDKELMNRFLEAVGQFERIMNDSGYIHLERMTEDEITGTEKQSGLLEQYLTLSRDDNPSLQDLNLGAEEMRIGNNRISLHTLSDTDDLPGTVSSHSRYEKLSTDRSDCLLSFASPVGLLLNCNHIYNQFLFIDNSEKNLARFEKSARNMHSLARYSRANQINKEWIEKYLNEAHSFGLQSIRAHFNVMSWSDNPAELKQLKNDTGSALALMECKPRHNTTDTATLYWAGIPGNAADFPAEESFYTFVEPALCFFTEETNYQNSPSPFGIKMADRLTGKPVHLDISDLPMKQGIITNRNKFILGPSGSGKSFFTNHMVRQYYEQGAHVLLVDTGNSYQGLCELIKGKTKGEDGVYFTYTEDNPIAFNPFYTDDGIFDIERRESIKTLILTLWKRDDEPPTRSEEVALSNAVSGYIEKIKNNNDYPSFDGFYEFVKEDYRSVLEKKKVREKDFDLANFLNVLEPYYKGGEYDYLLNSDKQLDLLSKRFIVFEIDAIKDHKILFPIVTIIIMEVFINKMRRLKGIRKLILIEEAWKAIAKEGMAEYIKYLFKTVRKFFGEAIVVTQEVDDIIQSPIVKESIINNSDCKILLDQRKYMNKFDDIQAMLGLTDKEKAQVLSINMNNDPKRLYKEVWIGLGGTHSAVYATEVSTEEYLAYTTEETEKMEVMNLASELDGNVEHAIKRISLKRIKTTKEN; encoded by the coding sequence ATGAGAAATCAATCCAAAGCAGCAACTTTGGAAAGTAAATTTCCATTGCTGGCAGTAGAAGAAAATTGCATTATCTCAAAAGATGCTGATGTCACAGTTTGTTTTAAAGTTAGGCTTCCTGAATTGTTTACAGTTGCTTCTGCTGAATATGAAGCGATTCATTCAGCTTGGTTCAAAGCAGTCAAAACATTGCCTGAATTTACTATTGTCCACAAACAGGACTGGTTTATCAAAGAAAATTACAATCCTGATTTATCAAAAGACAATCAGAGCTTTCTTTCCAAATCCTTTGAAAGACATTTCAACGAAAGACCATTCCTGAATCATTACTGTTATCTGTTCATTACTAAAACAAGCAAAGAGAGAATGAGAATGCAGAGTAATTTCTCATCACTCTGCAGAGGAAAACTCATTCCAAAAGAAATCAGGGACAAAGAACTGATGAACAGATTTTTGGAAGCTGTCGGGCAGTTTGAAAGAATCATGAATGATAGTGGATATATTCATTTGGAAAGGATGACTGAAGATGAGATTACCGGAACAGAAAAACAATCGGGATTACTTGAGCAATATTTGACATTATCAAGAGATGATAATCCTTCGCTTCAGGATCTAAATTTAGGCGCAGAAGAAATGAGAATCGGCAATAACCGTATTAGTCTGCATACGCTTTCAGATACAGATGATTTACCCGGAACAGTTTCTTCTCACAGCCGATATGAAAAATTGAGTACCGACAGGAGCGACTGTCTTTTATCATTTGCATCTCCGGTTGGACTGCTTTTGAACTGCAATCATATTTATAACCAGTTCCTGTTTATTGACAACAGCGAAAAAAATCTGGCAAGATTTGAAAAGTCTGCAAGGAATATGCATTCGTTGGCACGATACAGCAGAGCCAATCAGATCAATAAAGAATGGATTGAAAAATATCTGAATGAAGCCCATTCGTTCGGACTGCAATCCATCCGTGCTCATTTCAATGTAATGTCATGGTCTGATAACCCTGCGGAATTAAAGCAATTGAAAAATGACACAGGAAGTGCATTGGCATTAATGGAATGCAAGCCAAGACATAACACCACGGATACAGCAACTCTGTATTGGGCAGGTATTCCCGGCAACGCAGCAGATTTTCCTGCAGAAGAAAGTTTTTATACGTTCGTTGAACCAGCACTTTGCTTTTTCACCGAAGAGACCAATTATCAGAATTCGCCCTCCCCTTTCGGAATCAAGATGGCGGATCGCTTAACGGGAAAACCTGTTCATTTGGATATTTCAGATCTTCCAATGAAGCAGGGAATAATCACCAACCGGAATAAGTTTATCCTCGGACCATCAGGAAGCGGAAAATCATTTTTCACGAATCACATGGTCAGACAGTATTACGAGCAGGGTGCTCATGTTTTGTTAGTCGATACCGGAAATTCTTATCAGGGATTATGTGAACTTATCAAAGGTAAAACCAAAGGAGAAGACGGGGTGTACTTTACTTACACAGAAGACAATCCGATTGCCTTTAATCCTTTTTATACCGATGACGGCATCTTTGATATTGAAAGAAGAGAGAGCATTAAAACACTCATTCTTACCCTATGGAAAAGAGATGACGAACCGCCCACAAGATCAGAGGAAGTTGCGCTGTCCAACGCAGTAAGCGGATATATCGAAAAGATTAAAAATAACAATGACTATCCTTCATTTGATGGCTTCTACGAATTTGTAAAAGAAGATTATCGGTCTGTCCTTGAAAAAAAGAAAGTCAGAGAAAAAGACTTTGACCTTGCGAACTTCCTCAATGTTTTAGAACCTTATTACAAAGGAGGCGAATATGATTATTTGCTTAATTCTGATAAACAGCTTGATCTTTTATCCAAACGTTTTATTGTGTTTGAGATTGATGCGATCAAAGACCATAAAATACTGTTTCCTATTGTAACCATAATTATTATGGAAGTTTTCATCAATAAGATGCGAAGACTCAAAGGAATCAGAAAACTGATCCTCATCGAAGAGGCTTGGAAAGCTATTGCCAAAGAAGGCATGGCTGAGTATATCAAATATCTGTTCAAGACCGTCAGGAAATTCTTCGGCGAAGCCATTGTGGTCACCCAGGAAGTAGATGATATTATTCAGTCACCTATTGTTAAGGAAAGCATCATCAATAATTCAGACTGCAAGATCCTGTTGGATCAGCGAAAGTACATGAACAAGTTTGACGACATTCAGGCGATGCTGGGTTTAACGGACAAAGAAAAAGCTCAGGTACTTTCCATCAATATGAACAATGATCCCAAAAGACTGTACAAAGAAGTCTGGATTGGATTGGGCGGAACGCATTCAGCAGTCTATGCAACTGAAGTTTCCACGGAAGAATATTTGGCTTACACTACCGAAGAAACAGAGAAAATGGAAGTCATGAATCTGGCTTCTGAACTTGACGGTAATGTCGAGCATGCCATCAAGAGGATTTCGCTCAAGCGGATCAAAACAACCAAAGAAAATTAA
- a CDS encoding DUF4133 domain-containing protein produces MNTYNINKGIGRTVEFKGLKAQYLFIFAGGLLSLLIVVMIMYMTGVSTYFCLGSGGLSASLLIWKTFSLNRKYGEHGLMKLGANKKHPRYIISRKAIFRYLTSQSIKKSAA; encoded by the coding sequence ATGAATACCTACAACATCAATAAAGGAATCGGAAGAACTGTAGAGTTCAAAGGATTAAAAGCACAGTACCTCTTCATTTTTGCAGGTGGTTTGTTAAGTCTTTTGATTGTGGTGATGATCATGTACATGACAGGAGTCAGTACTTATTTCTGTTTAGGATCAGGAGGTCTAAGCGCAAGTTTACTGATTTGGAAAACTTTTTCCCTGAACAGAAAATACGGAGAACACGGACTGATGAAACTGGGTGCAAATAAAAAGCATCCTAGATACATCATCAGCCGCAAAGCTATTTTCAGGTATCTGACATCTCAATCTATAAAAAAATCTGCAGCATGA
- a CDS encoding DUF4134 domain-containing protein encodes MEKQRKKLVISALALLMSIPLSAQGNGTAGINEATQMVTSYFEPATQLIYAIGAVVGLIGGVKVYNKFSSGDPDTNKTAASWFGACIFLIVAATILRSFFL; translated from the coding sequence ATGGAAAAACAAAGAAAAAAGCTGGTGATTTCAGCATTAGCTTTACTAATGAGCATTCCTTTATCTGCTCAGGGAAACGGTACCGCCGGAATCAATGAAGCCACCCAAATGGTTACCTCCTATTTCGAACCGGCTACTCAACTCATTTATGCCATCGGAGCGGTCGTCGGACTTATCGGAGGTGTCAAAGTCTACAACAAGTTCAGCAGTGGCGACCCTGACACCAACAAGACCGCTGCCAGCTGGTTTGGAGCCTGTATCTTTCTTATTGTTGCAGCTACCATCCTTCGTTCATTCTTCCTTTAA
- a CDS encoding Shedu immune nuclease family protein, producing the protein METIKIIKTDKYLILKYEGEQIDDDWVRNALKEEGEVTIKRFYFETSDLLYEQDFDNWENEENEVLPVEFVLATRDGEYYRIDKKVFSTKNTFYFHHSLKLSRKHFIAETKISIVSLIDSLVKENVRIGGNPELDEVFMPFEEYENMIQNFPTTHEKFLYSQARIASIIKNFFISTVDADFKFAKYLNKKTTTIGQSLMKTFHDYELLKYKTIRDKLKGMLKDEVGYSEDQWQDEILEIILLLYPKYIFATKTVFVPIGQNRRRYLDFMMIDSNGNVDVIEIKKPFSKVIMTDTLYRNNFTPHRDLVGTVMQIEKYLFHLSRYGKKGERELTKKYGEQLPENLHVKITNPKGFIIMGRANNLSTEQLDDFEVVKRQYKNIIDIITYDDLLQRLNFTIAQIQKL; encoded by the coding sequence ATGGAAACAATAAAAATTATAAAAACTGATAAATACTTAATTTTAAAGTATGAAGGTGAGCAGATTGATGATGATTGGGTGCGTAATGCTCTTAAAGAAGAGGGTGAGGTTACAATTAAAAGATTTTATTTTGAAACTTCAGATTTGCTATATGAACAAGATTTTGATAATTGGGAAAATGAAGAGAATGAAGTTCTTCCTGTAGAATTCGTTTTAGCAACAAGAGATGGAGAATATTATAGAATTGATAAGAAAGTTTTTTCTACTAAAAACACTTTTTACTTCCACCATTCTTTAAAGCTTTCAAGAAAACACTTTATCGCAGAAACTAAAATATCAATCGTTAGCTTAATCGACTCATTAGTAAAAGAAAATGTAAGAATTGGAGGCAATCCCGAACTTGACGAGGTATTTATGCCTTTTGAAGAATATGAAAATATGATTCAAAATTTTCCAACAACTCACGAAAAATTTCTCTATTCCCAAGCAAGAATAGCGTCAATCATAAAGAATTTTTTTATTTCGACAGTTGATGCTGATTTTAAATTTGCTAAATATTTAAACAAAAAGACGACTACAATCGGACAGAGTTTGATGAAAACCTTTCACGATTATGAGCTTTTAAAATACAAAACTATTCGAGATAAATTAAAAGGAATGTTGAAAGATGAAGTGGGATATAGTGAAGATCAATGGCAAGATGAAATTTTAGAAATAATATTATTACTATATCCCAAATATATCTTCGCAACAAAAACAGTTTTTGTACCCATTGGGCAGAATAGAAGAAGATATTTGGATTTTATGATGATTGATAGTAATGGCAATGTGGATGTTATTGAAATAAAAAAACCTTTTTCAAAAGTTATAATGACCGATACCTTATACAGAAATAATTTTACGCCTCATCGTGACTTAGTTGGTACTGTAATGCAAATTGAAAAGTATCTGTTTCATCTAAGTAGATATGGAAAAAAAGGTGAGAGAGAATTGACGAAAAAATATGGAGAACAGTTACCTGAAAATTTACACGTTAAAATTACAAATCCAAAAGGATTTATTATAATGGGAAGAGCTAACAATTTATCAACTGAGCAACTTGATGATTTCGAAGTTGTGAAAAGACAATATAAAAATATTATTGACATTATCACCTATGATGATTTATTGCAGCGTCTCAATTTTACGATTGCTCAAATTCAAAAGCTTTAA
- a CDS encoding conjugal transfer protein TraD, whose translation METAILICQLIIIGLLLHDKIVAKKKPNKVTIDNQQNHSLSTIIGKTKPVKRKSVPMTSIESQSDEVPINPTTLDIEFDENENIDQQILKEEPEKGFSNQPDFEEEEEEWKKYRTPGENNGLAYGVNFEELSSVEYFLKNEDHSELSQKKIVQETVHKIYGTELFRLLENSIDGASQKIAELLDKSLNTEIQHGSSNLQKGDFNDFNIGKFV comes from the coding sequence ATGGAAACCGCAATATTAATATGCCAACTGATTATAATCGGTCTTCTTTTACATGATAAAATAGTCGCAAAAAAGAAACCTAATAAAGTAACAATAGACAATCAACAGAATCACTCTCTCTCGACGATTATCGGAAAAACTAAACCTGTTAAAAGAAAATCGGTTCCAATGACTTCCATCGAAAGCCAGAGTGATGAAGTACCAATCAATCCTACTACTTTAGATATAGAATTTGACGAAAATGAAAACATTGATCAGCAAATTCTGAAGGAAGAACCGGAAAAAGGTTTCAGCAATCAGCCTGATTTTGAAGAAGAGGAAGAAGAATGGAAAAAGTATAGAACACCGGGAGAGAATAACGGTTTAGCCTACGGTGTAAACTTTGAGGAACTAAGTTCTGTGGAGTACTTTTTGAAAAACGAAGATCATTCTGAGTTATCTCAAAAGAAAATTGTTCAAGAGACCGTACACAAAATATATGGAACCGAATTATTCAGACTACTCGAAAATTCTATCGATGGAGCTTCTCAAAAAATAGCAGAGCTGTTAGACAAAAGTTTAAATACTGAAATTCAACACGGTTCTTCCAATTTGCAGAAAGGTGATTTTAATGATTTTAATATTGGGAAATTTGTTTGA
- a CDS encoding DUF3408 domain-containing protein, translating into MEKNNRKTTPDIDEELMMNLMVDGVKKEGLILPSSEQDQNENIKKEEISKGKPVIKDKARIKKISEFDYEDIFLKKSDTNARDGKTVYIRPDFHDRLSRIVQVIGEDKISIYAYLDNLLQYHFQEFGEQIIKSYNNKYKPIL; encoded by the coding sequence ATGGAAAAAAATAACAGAAAAACTACCCCTGATATTGATGAGGAATTAATGATGAATTTGATGGTTGACGGTGTGAAAAAGGAGGGTCTAATCCTTCCTTCCTCTGAGCAAGACCAGAATGAGAATATCAAAAAGGAGGAAATATCAAAAGGAAAACCAGTCATTAAAGATAAAGCAAGAATAAAAAAAATATCGGAATTTGATTATGAAGATATCTTTTTAAAAAAAAGTGATACCAATGCACGTGATGGCAAAACCGTTTACATCAGACCCGATTTCCACGACAGGCTTTCCCGTATTGTACAGGTGATCGGGGAAGATAAAATTTCCATCTATGCCTACCTTGATAATCTGCTACAATACCATTTTCAGGAATTTGGTGAGCAGATTATCAAGAGTTATAACAATAAATACAAACCTATATTATAA
- a CDS encoding ParA family protein — protein MDSKIKTKFIAFSSQKGGVGKSTFTTLVASIMHYRLGYNVAVFDADFPQHSLMKMKSRDLTMIMENNSLKKLAYKQFSMINKKAYPIVQMRADDILETAEEFTLNSDTPLDVIFFDLPGTVNTPGILKALAGMHHIFTPITADRVVMESTLIFTQLLQDVIMQKGETSIETIHLFWNQVDGRESTSLYEIYNQLIDQLGLSLMQSQIKSSTRFRKDSEVESKTVFRSTLLPADEKLMKISQLDLFINEFLNIINLPTNGKK, from the coding sequence ATGGACTCAAAAATCAAAACAAAATTCATTGCCTTCTCATCCCAAAAAGGAGGTGTGGGAAAAAGCACATTTACTACACTGGTTGCCAGTATTATGCATTATCGTCTTGGGTATAATGTTGCCGTTTTCGATGCGGATTTTCCCCAACATAGTCTTATGAAAATGAAATCCAGAGATCTAACTATGATTATGGAAAATAATTCATTAAAAAAATTAGCCTACAAACAATTTAGCATGATTAATAAAAAAGCGTATCCTATTGTTCAGATGAGAGCCGATGATATTTTGGAAACCGCAGAAGAATTTACTTTGAACTCAGATACACCTCTTGATGTTATCTTCTTTGATCTTCCGGGAACTGTCAATACTCCAGGCATCTTGAAAGCACTGGCCGGAATGCATCATATCTTCACTCCCATTACCGCAGACCGTGTTGTTATGGAAAGCACTCTCATTTTTACGCAACTATTACAGGATGTGATCATGCAAAAAGGAGAAACTTCGATTGAAACGATTCACTTATTTTGGAATCAGGTCGATGGACGGGAAAGCACATCTTTATATGAAATTTACAATCAGCTTATCGATCAATTAGGATTAAGCTTAATGCAGAGCCAAATCAAGAGCAGTACCCGTTTCAGAAAAGATAGTGAAGTAGAAAGTAAAACCGTCTTCCGTTCTACACTGCTTCCAGCTGACGAAAAACTAATGAAAATCAGTCAGCTTGATTTATTTATCAATGAGTTTCTAAACATTATAAACTTACCGACAAATGGAAAAAAATAA
- the mobA gene encoding conjugal transfer protein MobA produces MNDQNNNYKKKGGRKPKLNPSNHRYVFRLNDEENDKLLSLFEESGLSNKAKFIVSVLFSKEIKTVKIDKSVIDFYMRLTSFYSQFRAIGVNYNQVVKLLYTQFSDRKAAAFLYKLEKQTAELASLCKKIIEITENFNQQYMKKE; encoded by the coding sequence ATGAATGATCAAAATAATAATTATAAAAAGAAGGGTGGTAGAAAACCAAAACTGAATCCCAGCAATCATCGTTATGTATTTCGATTAAATGATGAGGAAAATGATAAATTGCTAAGCCTTTTTGAGGAATCCGGACTTTCCAATAAAGCGAAATTTATTGTTTCAGTATTGTTTTCGAAAGAGATTAAAACGGTGAAAATTGACAAAAGTGTTATTGATTTTTACATGCGTTTGACATCTTTTTATTCTCAGTTTCGTGCTATAGGCGTTAACTATAATCAAGTTGTTAAGTTATTATACACTCAGTTTTCAGATCGTAAAGCCGCCGCATTTTTGTATAAACTGGAAAAGCAAACTGCTGAACTTGCATCATTATGTAAAAAAATCATAGAGATTACAGAAAATTTTAATCAACAATATATGAAAAAGGAATGA